Proteins from one Chloroflexota bacterium genomic window:
- a CDS encoding NYN domain-containing protein — protein sequence MPYIIDGHNLIGQLATIRLNDPDDEAKLVQLLQRFAITRKVSVSVVFDRGQYTQGSLGGGGVSVRFARSPSDADEIIKSQLVRLSRPSEWVLVSSDRAITSVADAVGARVITARDFAALLESMGAADPNAPTHQEMHAHVRQDQLPEWLDFFGIDKESAESKVDLTRKPKPNQPTQQRSATQAKRRSPQAAKPIVVPQPPERWQLPPRRKDQPDPIPRDADGRPRLSRGGKNPQASTGERLHKPPPPVHPDEIDEWLEFFGADEQ from the coding sequence ATGCCCTACATAATTGATGGTCATAATTTAATTGGTCAACTAGCGACAATTCGTCTGAACGACCCCGACGATGAAGCCAAATTGGTTCAACTGCTGCAACGCTTTGCGATTACTCGTAAAGTGAGTGTTTCAGTCGTCTTTGATCGTGGTCAATATACCCAAGGCTCGCTTGGCGGCGGCGGGGTCAGTGTGCGTTTTGCCCGCTCGCCTAGCGATGCCGATGAGATTATTAAATCACAACTTGTGCGCTTATCACGGCCCAGCGAGTGGGTTTTAGTCTCATCGGATCGGGCGATTACCTCGGTGGCTGATGCAGTTGGCGCTCGGGTGATTACGGCGCGTGATTTTGCTGCATTGCTTGAATCGATGGGCGCGGCTGACCCCAATGCCCCGACCCACCAAGAAATGCATGCCCACGTTCGCCAAGATCAACTGCCAGAATGGCTGGATTTTTTTGGCATTGATAAAGAAAGTGCTGAGAGCAAGGTTGACTTGACGCGCAAACCCAAGCCAAATCAACCAACGCAGCAGCGCAGTGCCACCCAAGCCAAACGGCGCTCGCCGCAGGCTGCTAAACCAATTGTTGTGCCACAGCCGCCAGAGCGTTGGCAATTGCCACCACGCCGCAAAGATCAGCCTGATCCGATTCCGCGTGATGCTGATGGCCGACCACGACTCTCGCGCGGTGGTAAAAACCCCCAAGCTAGCACTGGCGAACGGCTGCATAAACCACCGCCGCCAGTTCACCCAGATGAGATTGATGAGTGGCTCGAATTTTTTGGGGCTGATGAGCAATAA
- the fni gene encoding type 2 isopentenyl-diphosphate Delta-isomerase: MTETATEGRKIDHVNIVIKEDVNAKGITTGFGRYHFEHDALPELDMRKIDLSTTFLGKQLKAPFLISSMTGGAAPTEKINLQLAEAAQALGVAMGVGSQRAAIFDPSVAASYQVRRVAPDIALFANLGAVQLNYGYGVEQCQRAVDMIQADALILHFNALQEAVQPEGDTNFAGLLQKVEAICRALPVPVIAKEVGNGIGAKAAKRLVEAGVQAIDVAGAGGTSWSEVERFRHRTQAGQRIAATFAGWGIPTTEAIKQVRAALPSIGIIGSGGLRSGLDLAKAIALGADLGASAAPNLLAQNDGGSEAVYEAILAVIDELRISMFCTGAANLAELRQTPLYSVG; the protein is encoded by the coding sequence ATGACAGAAACTGCAACCGAAGGCCGTAAAATCGATCATGTTAATATTGTGATTAAAGAAGATGTCAACGCCAAAGGCATAACAACTGGCTTTGGGCGTTATCATTTTGAGCATGATGCTCTGCCAGAATTGGATATGCGCAAGATTGATTTGAGCACGACATTTTTGGGCAAGCAACTCAAAGCACCATTTTTAATTAGCTCGATGACTGGTGGCGCTGCGCCAACTGAGAAAATTAATTTACAATTGGCCGAAGCAGCGCAGGCCTTGGGCGTGGCAATGGGTGTTGGTTCGCAACGGGCAGCAATTTTCGACCCAAGTGTTGCTGCTTCGTATCAAGTGCGCCGCGTTGCACCTGATATTGCCTTGTTTGCCAATTTGGGCGCGGTGCAACTCAATTACGGCTATGGCGTTGAACAATGCCAACGCGCAGTTGATATGATTCAAGCTGATGCGCTGATTTTGCATTTTAATGCCTTGCAAGAGGCAGTCCAGCCTGAAGGCGACACCAATTTTGCAGGCTTATTGCAAAAAGTTGAGGCGATTTGTCGTGCCTTGCCCGTGCCAGTTATTGCCAAGGAAGTTGGCAATGGCATTGGAGCTAAAGCCGCCAAGCGTTTAGTTGAAGCTGGCGTGCAGGCGATCGATGTGGCGGGTGCTGGTGGCACAAGTTGGAGCGAAGTCGAACGCTTTCGCCATCGCACTCAGGCAGGTCAACGGATTGCTGCCACCTTCGCAGGCTGGGGCATTCCAACCACCGAGGCAATTAAGCAGGTACGAGCAGCGTTGCCAAGCATTGGGATTATTGGCTCTGGTGGATTGCGCAGCGGGCTAGATTTGGCCAAAGCGATTGCGCTCGGCGCTGATTTAGGCGCATCTGCCGCACCAAATTTATTAGCCCAAAACGATGGCGGCAGCGAAGCCGTCTACGAAGCCATTTTGGCAGTAATTGACGAATTGCGGATCAGCATGTTTTGCACTGGAGCGGCCAATCTGGCAGAATTACGCCAAACACCCTTATACTCGGTTGGCTAA
- a CDS encoding GNAT family N-acetyltransferase has protein sequence MSKTLDIIIRALEPDDYLDLATVFSGPNVLDGSLHVPFPSQDVWRRRVENPDTETPRLVATIDAMVVGIISLEIGEGRRRHAGDLELAVRDDYQGRGIGAALMAAMIDLAENWLGLSRLEIVVFTDNTPAITLYKRFDFAVEGTLRNYAYRGGKLSDAYTMARLAPTSA, from the coding sequence ATGAGTAAAACCTTGGATATTATCATTCGGGCTTTGGAGCCAGATGATTACCTTGACCTTGCAACCGTATTTAGCGGGCCAAATGTGCTTGATGGATCGTTGCATGTGCCGTTTCCTTCGCAGGATGTCTGGCGGCGACGGGTGGAAAACCCCGATACCGAAACGCCGCGCTTGGTTGCCACAATCGATGCCATGGTTGTTGGTATCATCAGTTTGGAGATTGGCGAGGGTCGGCGACGGCATGCTGGTGATTTGGAGCTAGCGGTACGCGACGATTATCAAGGTCGTGGGATTGGCGCAGCCTTGATGGCAGCCATGATCGATTTGGCCGAAAATTGGCTTGGCCTCAGTCGGCTTGAAATCGTCGTTTTTACCGATAACACGCCAGCGATTACGCTCTACAAGCGCTTTGATTTCGCGGTCGAAGGCACATTGCGCAACTATGCCTATCGTGGTGGTAAGCTCAGCGATGCCTACACCATGGCCCGTTTAGCGCCAACGTCTGCCTGA